From a region of the Pukyongiella litopenaei genome:
- the tldD gene encoding metalloprotease TldD produces the protein MQETPFRPFETALPMDEALSVLRTATDGADDGEIFAERSRSEALVFDDGRLRTASFDATEGFGLRAVRGETTGYAHSTEMSVAALRRAAETARLAVGAGGGVVADAPPATNRRLYTDADPIGATAFPVKVETLHEIDAFARGLDERVVQVSATIAAGHQEIEILRPDGTHLRDVRPMSRVNVSVIVERDGRRETGSSGGGGRTGLDGLLDPAGWQAQVREALRIALVNLDAEPAPAGVMEVALGPGWPGILLHEAVGHGLEGDFNRKGTSAFAGLMGQRVAAPGVTVVDDGTLPDRRGSISFDDEGTPSRRNVLIEDGILTGYMQDRQNARLMGVAPSGNGRRQGHAHTPMPRMTNTIMLGGDSDPADLVASMRDGIWAVGFGGGQVDITNGKFVFSCTEAYRVKDGRVGAPVKGATLIGDGPTALRQVRGLGNDMALDPGIGTCGKAGQWVPVGVGQPTVLIGGLTVGGAAA, from the coding sequence ATGCAGGAAACACCCTTTCGGCCTTTTGAAACAGCGCTTCCGATGGACGAGGCGCTGTCGGTTCTGCGCACGGCCACCGACGGCGCCGACGATGGCGAGATCTTTGCCGAGCGCAGCCGGTCCGAGGCGCTGGTCTTCGATGACGGGCGACTGCGCACTGCCAGTTTCGACGCCACCGAGGGTTTCGGGCTGCGCGCGGTGCGCGGCGAAACCACCGGCTATGCCCATTCGACCGAGATGTCGGTGGCGGCGCTGCGGCGGGCGGCCGAAACCGCGCGGCTGGCGGTCGGCGCCGGCGGCGGCGTGGTGGCCGACGCGCCGCCCGCCACCAACCGGCGGCTCTATACCGATGCCGACCCGATCGGCGCCACCGCCTTTCCGGTCAAGGTCGAAACCCTGCACGAGATCGACGCCTTTGCCCGCGGTCTCGACGAACGGGTGGTGCAGGTCTCGGCGACGATTGCCGCCGGGCACCAGGAAATCGAGATCCTGCGCCCCGACGGCACCCATCTGCGCGACGTGCGCCCGATGAGCCGGGTCAACGTCTCGGTGATCGTGGAACGCGACGGCCGGCGGGAAACCGGCAGTTCCGGCGGCGGAGGCCGCACCGGGCTCGACGGGCTGCTGGACCCGGCCGGCTGGCAGGCACAGGTGCGCGAGGCGCTGCGCATCGCGCTGGTCAATCTCGACGCCGAACCGGCCCCGGCCGGCGTGATGGAGGTGGCGCTGGGCCCCGGCTGGCCCGGTATCCTGCTGCACGAGGCCGTGGGCCACGGGCTCGAGGGCGATTTCAACCGCAAGGGCACGTCGGCCTTCGCCGGGCTGATGGGCCAGCGCGTCGCCGCCCCCGGCGTCACCGTGGTCGATGACGGCACCCTGCCCGACCGGCGCGGCTCGATCTCCTTCGACGACGAGGGCACCCCGTCGCGGCGCAACGTGCTGATCGAGGACGGCATCCTGACCGGCTACATGCAGGACCGGCAGAACGCGCGGCTGATGGGGGTCGCGCCGTCGGGCAACGGCCGCCGGCAGGGTCATGCGCATACCCCGATGCCGCGGATGACCAACACGATCATGCTGGGCGGCGACAGCGACCCGGCCGACCTGGTGGCGAGCATGCGCGACGGGATCTGGGCGGTGGGTTTTGGCGGCGGGCAGGTGGACATCACCAATGGCAAATTCGTGTTCTCCTGCACCGAGGCATACCGGGTGAAGGACGGCAGGGTCGGCGCGCCGGTCAAGGGTGCGACCCTGATCGGCGACGGCCCCACCGCGCTGCGGCAGGTGCGCGGGCTGGGCAATGACATGGCGCTGGATCCCGGCATCGGCACCTGCGGCAAGGCCGGTCAGTGGGTGCCGGTCGGCGTCGGCCAGCCGACGGTGCTGATCGGCGGGCTGACCGTGGGCGGCGCGGCCGCCTGA
- a CDS encoding lytic transglycosylase domain-containing protein, with translation MDIRDIWRSAAVAACLGMTAPTVTAEMVRVEFSAKRVKPPAPGVSRRITVQIDPAQPVFLPRAPVEIVTPEPMAPHGTGGHDWFWDRISPTLDASGPGRLQQAFDALAGAAGGVAAPRLQMLQEIARAHGTPILRATVGRDVSPALVLAMIAVESAGRADAVSHAGAAGLMQLMPATAQRFGVGDRLQPDQNITGGVKYIDWLLDEFGNDPILALAGYNAGEGAVRAHDGVPPFAETRGYVPKVLAAFRVASALCATPPELISDGCVFRGLN, from the coding sequence ATGGACATTCGGGATATCTGGCGAAGCGCGGCGGTTGCCGCCTGCCTGGGGATGACGGCACCAACGGTCACCGCCGAGATGGTGCGGGTCGAATTCTCGGCAAAGCGGGTCAAGCCGCCGGCGCCGGGGGTCTCGCGCCGCATCACCGTTCAGATCGACCCGGCACAGCCCGTATTCCTGCCGCGCGCCCCGGTCGAGATCGTGACGCCGGAGCCGATGGCGCCACACGGCACCGGTGGCCATGACTGGTTCTGGGACAGGATATCGCCGACGCTGGACGCATCCGGGCCGGGCCGGTTGCAACAGGCATTCGACGCGCTGGCCGGGGCGGCGGGCGGTGTCGCCGCGCCGCGTCTGCAGATGTTGCAGGAGATCGCCCGCGCCCATGGTACGCCGATCCTGCGGGCCACCGTGGGGCGCGACGTGTCACCGGCGCTGGTGCTGGCCATGATCGCGGTCGAAAGCGCGGGCCGGGCCGACGCGGTCAGCCATGCCGGCGCGGCCGGGCTGATGCAGCTGATGCCCGCCACCGCGCAACGGTTCGGGGTCGGCGATCGCCTGCAGCCCGACCAGAACATCACGGGCGGGGTGAAATACATCGACTGGTTGCTGGACGAGTTCGGCAACGACCCGATCCTGGCGCTGGCGGGATACAATGCCGGTGAAGGCGCGGTGCGCGCCCATGACGGCGTGCCGCCCTTTGCCGAAACGCGGGGCTATGTGCCGAAGGTGCTGGCCGCCTTCCGGGTCGCCAGCGCCCTGTGCGCCACGCCGCCCGAGCTGATCTCGGACGGCTGCGTCTTTCGCGGCCTGAACTGA
- the dprA gene encoding DNA-processing protein DprA, with amino-acid sequence MTGEFSSSTHPQFPPTTEDDRFAWLRLLRSRRVGVSTFHRLMADYGTAQNALDALPEVARAAGVRDYEPCPAGIIEAELKRARAARARLLCLGDPDYPELLAGISDAPPLLWAIGDTALLRRPAIALVGARNASSLGTRMARRLARDLGQSGHVIASGLARGVDTAAHIGALATGTVAVMAGGVDHVYPVENTQLAQDIAACGLRLSEQPMGVEPHARHFPPRNRIVSGLSRAVVVIEAAAKSGSLITARDALDQGREVLAVPGHPFDARAAGCNMLIRDGATLVRGAEDVLATLPAQPGPDPAPATPEALRDLPPPPPERRSLRDTAGLHDIILSRLGMAPVPEDQVIRDLSLTPGEAAPVIVDLELDGRIQRQPGGLLTRKD; translated from the coding sequence ATGACCGGAGAATTCAGTTCTTCCACTCACCCCCAATTCCCACCCACCACGGAAGACGATCGGTTCGCGTGGCTTCGCCTGTTGCGCTCGCGCCGGGTCGGGGTGTCGACCTTTCACCGGTTGATGGCCGATTACGGCACCGCGCAGAACGCGCTGGATGCGCTGCCCGAAGTGGCGCGCGCCGCCGGGGTCCGGGATTATGAACCATGTCCCGCCGGCATCATCGAGGCCGAATTGAAACGGGCAAGGGCCGCGCGTGCGCGGCTCTTGTGCCTCGGCGATCCCGACTATCCCGAGCTGCTGGCCGGCATATCCGATGCGCCGCCCCTGCTCTGGGCGATCGGCGACACCGCGCTGCTGCGCCGCCCCGCGATCGCGCTGGTCGGCGCTCGCAACGCCTCCAGCCTGGGCACGCGCATGGCCCGCAGGCTGGCCCGCGACCTGGGCCAGTCCGGTCATGTGATCGCGTCGGGGCTGGCGCGCGGCGTCGACACCGCCGCCCATATCGGCGCGCTGGCCACCGGCACCGTCGCGGTGATGGCCGGCGGCGTCGATCACGTCTATCCGGTCGAGAACACGCAGCTGGCGCAGGACATCGCCGCCTGCGGGCTGCGCCTGTCGGAACAGCCGATGGGGGTCGAGCCGCATGCCCGTCATTTCCCGCCGCGCAACCGCATCGTGTCGGGCCTGTCCCGCGCGGTCGTGGTGATCGAGGCGGCGGCGAAATCGGGCAGCCTGATCACCGCGCGCGACGCGCTCGACCAGGGGCGCGAGGTGCTGGCGGTGCCGGGCCATCCCTTCGATGCCCGCGCCGCGGGGTGCAACATGCTGATCCGCGACGGCGCGACGCTGGTGCGCGGGGCCGAGGACGTGCTCGCCACCCTGCCCGCGCAGCCGGGACCCGACCCCGCCCCGGCCACGCCGGAGGCGCTGCGCGACCTGCCACCGCCGCCGCCGGAACGCCGCAGCCTGCGCGACACGGCCGGCCTGCATGACATCATCCTTTCGCGGCTGGGCATGGCGCCGGTGCCCGAGGACCAGGTGATCCGCGACCTGTCGCTGACACCCGGCGAGGCGGCGCCGGTGATCGTGGATCTCGAACTGGACGGGCGGATACAGCGCCAGCCCGGCGGCCTGCTGACGCGCAAGGACTGA
- a CDS encoding 3-oxoacid CoA-transferase subunit B yields the protein MPQDIKGWDRNQMAARAAEELEDGMYVNLGIGIPTLVANYVGDKDITLQSENGMLGMGPFPIEGEEDADLINAGKQTITELSRTSYFDSATSFGMIRGGKIAAAILGAMEVAENGDLANWMIPGKLVKGMGGAMDLVAGVGRVVVVMDHTNKHGDSKVLKACTLPLTGKGVVDRIITNLGVLDVVEGGLKIVECADGVTEADLRAATEATIVG from the coding sequence ATGCCCCAAGACATCAAAGGTTGGGACCGCAACCAGATGGCCGCCCGCGCGGCGGAGGAACTCGAAGACGGCATGTATGTGAACCTCGGCATCGGCATCCCGACGCTGGTGGCGAACTATGTGGGCGACAAGGACATCACCCTGCAGTCGGAAAACGGCATGCTGGGCATGGGTCCGTTCCCTATCGAGGGCGAAGAGGACGCGGACCTGATCAACGCCGGCAAGCAGACGATCACGGAACTGTCCCGCACCTCGTATTTCGACAGCGCCACCAGTTTCGGCATGATCCGCGGCGGCAAGATCGCGGCGGCGATCCTGGGCGCGATGGAAGTGGCCGAAAACGGCGACCTGGCGAACTGGATGATCCCCGGCAAGCTGGTCAAGGGCATGGGCGGCGCGATGGACCTGGTCGCGGGCGTCGGCCGTGTCGTGGTGGTGATGGACCACACCAACAAGCACGGCGACAGCAAGGTGCTGAAGGCCTGCACCCTGCCGCTGACCGGCAAGGGCGTGGTCGACCGCATCATCACCAATCTCGGCGTGCTCGACGTGGTCGAGGGCGGGTTGAAGATCGTCGAATGCGCCGATGGCGTGACCGAGGCCGACCTGCGCGCCGCGACCGAGGCGACCATCGTCGGCTGA
- the topA gene encoding type I DNA topoisomerase, giving the protein MPVVVVESPAKAKTINKYLGDDYTVLASYGHVRDLPAKDGSVDPDAGFSMTWEVGADSRKHVKAIADALKEDNALILATDPDREGEAISWHLEEALRKRRALKKDTPVSRVVFNAITKSAVTEAMRNPREIDAPLVEAYLARRALDYLVGFNLSPVLWRKLPGARSAGRVQSVCLRLIVEREMEIEAFDPQEYWTVKATLATPRGQEYEARLVSLAGDRLDKMSLGNETQAEMAVQAIASRDLTVQAVEAKPASRNPAPPFMTSTLQQEASRKFGMGARQTMSAAQRLYEAGYITYMRTDGIDMAPEAVSAAREAIAARYGEAYVPGSPRVYKNKAKNAQEAHECIRPTDMMRDAGELKVTDQDQRRLYDLIWKRTLACQMEGARLERTTVEIGSADGQVGLRATGQVVLFDGFLRVYEEGRDEVPEEEDDKRLPQIARGETAEKRDVIPDQHFTQPPPRYTEATLVKKMEELGIGRPSTYASIVTTIQDREYVRKDKNRLIPEDKGRIVTVFLLNFFRQYVGYEFTANLEEELDDVSAGKRDYRNVLNRFWTDFSAAIAETKELRNARVLDVLDDALADQLYPPREDGSDPRLCPKCGTGQLHLKSSRTGGFVGCGNYPECRYTRPISGEGAQGEERMLGADGDDEIWLKAGRFGPYVQRGEPTEDNKKPPRASLPRGWSAADMDLDKALTLLSLPREIGAHPDGGTISANFGRFGPYLMHQLPDEAKPVYANLKDPNDVFEIGMNRAVELLAEKRANPRGRGRAAAKPLKELGEHPQSGGPVNVMDGRYGPYVKWEKVNATLPKDVEPDAVTMEMAVQLIAEKEAKKGTRKKAGAAKKPAKKPAKKTA; this is encoded by the coding sequence ATGCCCGTCGTCGTTGTCGAATCCCCGGCCAAGGCCAAGACGATCAACAAGTATCTCGGCGATGATTACACCGTGCTGGCCTCCTATGGGCATGTGCGCGACCTGCCGGCCAAGGACGGATCAGTCGACCCCGATGCCGGGTTCTCGATGACGTGGGAGGTCGGCGCCGACAGCCGCAAGCATGTCAAGGCGATCGCCGACGCGCTGAAAGAGGACAATGCCCTGATTCTCGCCACCGACCCCGACCGCGAGGGCGAGGCAATCTCCTGGCATCTGGAAGAGGCGCTGCGCAAGCGCCGGGCGCTGAAGAAGGACACGCCGGTCAGCCGGGTGGTGTTCAACGCGATCACCAAATCCGCCGTCACCGAGGCGATGCGGAACCCGCGCGAGATCGACGCGCCGCTGGTCGAGGCCTACCTGGCACGGCGGGCGCTGGACTACCTGGTCGGGTTCAACCTGTCGCCGGTGCTGTGGCGCAAGCTGCCGGGCGCGCGGTCGGCGGGCCGGGTACAGTCGGTCTGCCTGCGCCTGATCGTCGAACGCGAAATGGAGATCGAGGCCTTCGATCCGCAGGAATACTGGACCGTCAAGGCGACCCTCGCCACCCCGCGCGGGCAGGAATACGAGGCCCGGCTGGTCTCGCTGGCGGGCGACCGGCTCGACAAGATGTCGCTGGGCAACGAAACCCAGGCCGAGATGGCGGTTCAGGCGATTGCCAGCCGCGACCTGACCGTGCAGGCGGTCGAGGCCAAACCCGCCAGCCGCAACCCCGCCCCGCCGTTCATGACCTCGACCCTGCAGCAGGAGGCCAGCCGCAAGTTCGGCATGGGCGCGCGCCAGACGATGAGCGCGGCGCAGCGGCTGTATGAGGCGGGATACATCACCTATATGCGGACCGACGGTATCGACATGGCGCCCGAGGCGGTCAGCGCGGCACGGGAGGCGATCGCCGCGCGCTATGGCGAGGCCTATGTGCCGGGATCGCCGCGGGTCTACAAGAACAAGGCCAAGAACGCGCAGGAGGCGCATGAATGCATCCGCCCCACCGACATGATGCGGGACGCGGGCGAACTGAAGGTGACCGACCAGGACCAGCGCAGGCTCTATGACCTGATCTGGAAACGCACCCTGGCCTGCCAGATGGAGGGCGCGCGGCTGGAACGCACCACGGTCGAGATCGGCAGCGCCGACGGTCAGGTGGGCCTGCGCGCCACCGGTCAGGTGGTGCTGTTCGATGGGTTCCTGCGGGTCTACGAGGAAGGCCGCGACGAGGTCCCGGAGGAGGAGGACGACAAGCGCCTGCCGCAGATCGCCCGCGGCGAAACCGCCGAGAAACGCGATGTCATCCCGGACCAGCATTTCACCCAGCCGCCGCCGCGCTATACCGAGGCGACGCTGGTCAAGAAGATGGAGGAACTGGGCATCGGGCGGCCATCGACCTATGCCAGCATCGTCACCACGATTCAGGACCGCGAATATGTCCGCAAGGACAAGAACCGCCTGATCCCCGAGGACAAGGGCCGTATCGTCACCGTGTTCCTGCTCAATTTCTTCCGGCAATATGTGGGCTACGAGTTCACCGCCAACCTGGAAGAGGAACTGGACGATGTCAGCGCCGGTAAGCGCGACTATCGCAATGTGCTGAACCGGTTCTGGACCGATTTCTCGGCCGCGATCGCGGAAACCAAGGAGTTGCGCAACGCCCGCGTGCTCGACGTGCTGGACGACGCGCTGGCCGACCAGCTCTATCCCCCGCGCGAGGATGGCAGCGACCCGCGGCTCTGCCCGAAATGCGGCACCGGCCAGCTGCATCTGAAATCGTCGCGCACCGGCGGCTTCGTGGGCTGCGGCAACTATCCCGAATGCCGCTACACCCGCCCGATCTCGGGCGAGGGCGCGCAGGGCGAGGAACGGATGCTGGGCGCGGACGGGGATGACGAGATCTGGCTGAAGGCCGGGCGGTTCGGCCCCTATGTGCAGCGCGGCGAACCGACCGAGGACAACAAGAAACCGCCGCGCGCTTCGCTGCCGCGTGGCTGGAGCGCCGCCGACATGGACCTCGACAAGGCGCTGACGCTGCTCAGCCTGCCGCGCGAGATCGGGGCCCATCCCGATGGCGGCACCATCAGCGCCAATTTCGGACGTTTCGGCCCCTACCTGATGCACCAGCTGCCGGACGAGGCCAAACCGGTCTATGCCAATCTCAAGGACCCCAACGACGTGTTCGAGATCGGCATGAACCGGGCGGTCGAACTGCTGGCCGAGAAACGCGCCAATCCGCGCGGCCGGGGCCGTGCCGCCGCCAAGCCGCTGAAGGAACTGGGCGAACATCCCCAGAGCGGCGGGCCGGTGAACGTGATGGATGGCCGCTATGGGCCCTATGTGAAGTGGGAAAAGGTGAACGCCACCCTGCCCAAGGACGTGGAGCCCGACGCGGTCACGATGGAAATGGCGGTGCAGCTGATCGCCGAGAAAGAGGCCAAGAAAGGCACCCGGAAGAAGGCCGGTGCGGCAAAGAAACCGGCAAAGAAGCCCGCCAAGAAAACCGCCTGA
- a CDS encoding CoA transferase subunit A, whose protein sequence is MKKVYGSAAEALDGVLQDGMLIAAGGFGLCGIPELLLNAIRDSGVKDLTFASNNAGVDDFGIGILLQTRQVRKMISSYVGENAEFMRQYLSGELELEFNPQGTLAERMRAGGCGIPGFYTKTGVGTVIAEGKEVKSFNGEDYILEEGIFADLSIVKAWKADDTGNLVFRKTARNFNPPAAMCGRVCVAEVEEIVPRGSLDPDMIHLPGIYVHRLIQGEHEKRIEQRTVRKREEA, encoded by the coding sequence ATGAAGAAGGTCTATGGCTCCGCGGCTGAGGCGCTGGACGGGGTGTTGCAGGACGGGATGCTGATCGCGGCTGGCGGGTTCGGGCTCTGCGGTATTCCGGAACTGCTGTTGAATGCGATCAGGGACAGCGGCGTGAAGGACCTGACATTCGCGTCCAACAACGCCGGCGTGGACGATTTCGGCATCGGCATCCTGCTGCAGACACGGCAGGTCAGAAAGATGATCAGCTCTTATGTGGGCGAGAATGCCGAATTCATGCGCCAGTATCTCTCGGGCGAGCTGGAGCTGGAATTCAACCCGCAGGGCACGCTGGCCGAACGGATGCGCGCCGGCGGCTGCGGCATTCCCGGTTTCTACACCAAGACCGGCGTCGGCACCGTGATCGCCGAGGGCAAGGAAGTGAAAAGCTTCAACGGCGAGGATTACATCCTCGAGGAAGGCATCTTTGCCGACCTGTCCATCGTCAAGGCCTGGAAGGCGGACGACACCGGCAACCTCGTGTTCCGCAAGACCGCGCGCAACTTCAACCCGCCCGCCGCCATGTGCGGGCGCGTCTGCGTGGCCGAGGTCGAGGAAATCGTGCCGCGCGGCAGCCTCGATCCCGACATGATCCACCTGCCCGGCATCTATGTGCACCGCCTGATCCAGGGCGAGCACGAGAAACGCATCGAACAGCGCACCGTTCGCAAGAGGGAGGAAGCCTGA
- a CDS encoding TetR/AcrR family transcriptional regulator has protein sequence MQEESKPVPNADRRAAMRARLIACARALFVEKGYAETSTPEIVRAAEVTRGALYHHFADKADLFRAVVAAEAGDLARAIDAGAQPGGAGAMAAGSSAFFAAMAEPGRARLLLVDGPAVLGVAEMDRIDAGGGRAALRTGLAQAAGGRIDAALLDALSEVLSAAYDRAALAISLGADPAPFEAAMARIIAAVAPERDGP, from the coding sequence ATGCAAGAAGAATCGAAACCCGTCCCCAATGCCGACCGCCGGGCGGCGATGCGGGCCAGGCTGATCGCCTGCGCGCGGGCGTTGTTCGTCGAGAAGGGATATGCCGAGACCTCGACGCCGGAAATCGTGCGTGCGGCCGAGGTGACGCGCGGCGCGCTCTATCATCATTTCGCCGACAAGGCCGATCTGTTCCGCGCAGTGGTTGCCGCCGAAGCCGGCGATCTCGCCCGCGCCATCGACGCCGGGGCGCAGCCGGGTGGGGCAGGGGCGATGGCGGCGGGCAGTTCCGCCTTCTTCGCCGCCATGGCCGAACCCGGGCGGGCGCGGCTCCTGCTGGTCGACGGTCCGGCGGTGCTGGGGGTCGCGGAAATGGACCGCATCGATGCCGGCGGGGGCAGGGCGGCCCTGCGCACCGGCCTGGCGCAGGCCGCGGGCGGGCGCATCGACGCCGCGCTGCTGGACGCGCTGTCAGAAGTGCTGTCGGCGGCCTATGACCGCGCCGCGCTGGCGATATCGCTGGGCGCCGATCCCGCCCCCTTCGAGGCGGCGATGGCCAGGATCATCGCCGCCGTTGCCCCGGAGCGGGACGGCCCCTGA
- a CDS encoding VOC family protein, with the protein MKPTQYYPVIQTDDVAGTAAFYQDHFGFRPAFAADWYVHLQSAADPSVNIAVLDGQHETIPEPGRGTARGIILNFEVADVDAEHARLADAGLPILKPLCDEAFGQRHFITADPNGVLIDVITPIPPSAEFAEQYRADALPA; encoded by the coding sequence ATGAAACCGACCCAGTATTATCCGGTCATCCAGACCGACGACGTGGCGGGCACCGCCGCCTTCTACCAAGACCATTTCGGATTTCGCCCGGCCTTTGCCGCGGATTGGTATGTGCATTTGCAATCCGCCGCCGATCCGTCGGTGAACATCGCCGTGCTGGACGGGCAGCACGAAACCATCCCCGAACCCGGCCGGGGCACCGCCCGCGGCATCATCCTGAATTTCGAGGTCGCGGATGTGGATGCCGAACATGCGCGGCTGGCGGATGCCGGCCTGCCGATCCTGAAACCGCTCTGCGATGAGGCTTTCGGCCAGCGCCACTTTATCACCGCGGACCCCAACGGCGTGCTGATCGACGTGATCACACCGATCCCGCCCAGCGCCGAATTCGCGGAACAATACCGGGCCGACGCCCTGCCCGCCTGA
- the cpaB gene encoding Flp pilus assembly protein CpaB yields the protein MRAIFGLVLMIGIALAGGAVYMARDYVGAYQAALEQERAARGTVVPTVQVMVAKRPLGYGETLTRDAVRAVAWPENAVPEGSFTDIAALFPEGRDKDRVVLRAMQPDEAIMALKVTAPGEDAGITSRLKKGMRAFAIRVDVASGVSGFLRPGDRVDVYWTGNVNNAIEGARGEVTRLILPAVELIAIDQVAGRDVEGTMIARTVTVTASPEQVAALAQAQTTGRLSLALVGAGDDTIASVIEVNQRKLLGLGDVQRAPEKVKKRVCTIRTRRGAEVIDIPIPCRK from the coding sequence ATGCGAGCGATATTCGGACTGGTGCTGATGATCGGCATCGCGCTGGCGGGCGGGGCGGTCTACATGGCCCGCGACTATGTCGGCGCCTATCAGGCGGCACTGGAACAGGAACGCGCCGCGCGCGGCACGGTGGTGCCGACGGTGCAGGTCATGGTGGCCAAGCGGCCGCTGGGCTACGGTGAAACGCTGACCCGCGACGCGGTGCGCGCCGTCGCCTGGCCCGAGAACGCGGTGCCCGAGGGCAGTTTCACCGACATCGCCGCGCTGTTTCCCGAAGGCCGCGACAAGGACCGGGTGGTGCTGCGCGCGATGCAACCCGACGAGGCGATCATGGCGCTGAAGGTGACCGCGCCCGGCGAAGACGCGGGCATCACCTCGCGCCTGAAAAAGGGTATGCGCGCCTTTGCCATCCGGGTCGACGTGGCCTCGGGCGTCTCGGGGTTCCTGCGCCCCGGCGACAGGGTCGATGTCTACTGGACCGGCAATGTCAACAACGCGATCGAAGGCGCCCGCGGCGAGGTCACCCGGCTGATCCTGCCGGCGGTGGAACTGATCGCCATCGACCAGGTGGCCGGGCGCGATGTCGAGGGCACGATGATCGCCCGCACCGTCACCGTGACCGCCAGCCCCGAACAGGTAGCGGCGCTGGCCCAGGCGCAGACCACGGGGCGGCTGTCGCTGGCGCTGGTGGGCGCGGGCGACGACACCATCGCGTCGGTGATCGAGGTCAACCAGCGCAAGCTGCTGGGGCTCGGCGACGTTCAGCGGGCGCCGGAAAAGGTTAAGAAACGGGTCTGCACCATCCGCACGCGGCGCGGGGCCGAAGTGATCGATATTCCGATCCCCTGCAGAAAGTGA